A section of the Castanea sativa cultivar Marrone di Chiusa Pesio chromosome 12, ASM4071231v1 genome encodes:
- the LOC142619289 gene encoding small ribosomal subunit protein eS8-like, producing the protein MGISRDSMHKRRATGGKKKAWRKKRKYELGRQPANTKLSSNKTVRRIRVRGGNVKWRALRLDTGNFSWGSEAVTRKTRLLDVVYNASNNELVRTQTLVKSAIVQVDAAPFKQWYLQHYGVDVGRKKKATTKKETAEEGEGAATATEEIKKSNHVQRKIEKRQKDRQLDPHIEEQFGSGRLLACISSRPGQCGRADGYILEGKELEFYMKKLQRKKGKAGAGA; encoded by the exons ATGG GTATCTCAAGAGACTCTATGCACAAGAGACGTGCCACTGGTGGCAAGAAGAAAGCTTGGAGAAAGAAGCGCAA GTATGAGCTTGGTCGCCAGCCAGCAAATACGAAGCTCTCAAGCAACAAGACAGTAAGGAGAATCCGTGTGAGAGGTGGAAATGTGAAGTGGAGGGCCCTTAGATTGGATACAGGGAATTTTTCATGGGGTAGTGAGGCTGTCACTCGCAAAACCCGTCTCCTTGATGTTGTTTACAATGCCTCAAACAACGAACTTGTTAGGACTCAAACTCTGGTGAAGAGTGCCATTGTTCAGGTGGATGCAGCTCCATTTAAGCAATGGTACCTTCAACACTATGGTGTTGATGTTGGTAGGAAGAAGAAGGCGACCACTAAGAAGGAAACCGCAGAG GAGGGGGAAGGTGCTGCTACAGCTACAGAGGAAATTAAGAAGAGCAATCATGTTCAGAGGAAGATTGAGAAGCGCCAGAAAGACCGTCAACTTGATCCGCATATTGAAGAGCAGTTTGGTTCTGGTAGGTTGTTGGCCTGCATCTCTTCCCGACCTGGTCAATGTGGCAGAGCTGATGG GTACATATTGGAAGGGAAAGAACTTGAATTCTATATGAAGAAACTCCAGCGGAAGAAAGGAAAGGCTGGTGCTGGTGCTTAA